The window TACCGGAAGGAGTCACGATGGCCCAGTTCGCTCTGCGGTGGATCTTGATGGAGAGCGGGGTAACCACCGTTATTCCTGGAGCAAAGAATTTACAGCAAGCCAAAGCCAACAGCGCGTCTAGCTCCTTACCGCCTATTCCTGACAAAACTATGCGCGTACTTCTTGATCTGTATAACCGTGAGATTTCGTCCCACGTGCATCATCAATGGTGATCTCTTCGGAGTGCTGAAACTTTAGGCAACCGCGTGATTGCGTCCGACTGACCCTAAGGTGTGAGCTACTTGGCTGACTCTAGCCGGGTAGTCTGCCTAGCCCTTCGACGTAGACATTTCCGTTCTGAAACACCATGACGCTCACCGCCTTCGGTCTCGCCATCACCAGACGCATGCCGACAGGTGCGCCGTAATCTTGCATGAACAGGCTGTATTGCTTGAGCCCGACTACATCTGTGAAGTGTGCAATCAGTGTTGCGTAGTGTTCAAACGTGTATGTGAACTGATCTGGAGTGGGCGCGTCGCTGTTACCAAAGCCTGGGTAGTCCGGCGCAATGAGGTGAAAGCGGTCGCCCAATTGACGCATCAGCCCTTCATACATCCGTGACGAACTTGGCACCCCGTGAAGTAAAAGAACGGAGGGAGCGTTGACGTTGCCTATCTCCCGATAGGCGATGCTCACGCCATCGACCTTCACTTGGCGATAAGACATTTTCGGCATTTCCGCCTGGGCGTGGCCGATGCTTAACATTAGTGGCAATACCAGCAACGTGAAATATTTGAATAGGGGCATCGCCGGTACTCCTGTGAGGTGCACAGCTGTTTTGCGGAGAGGTTTAGGCCAGAGGTGGTTACGCGCTCACACGAATTATCGACAGATCTTCCGATTGGAGGAATGGCTACCAATGACAACACGCTATTTCACAAAGTGAAAGAGTTTCGTCCAAGTTGGCGATGGCAGTCTAGGCGGGTATTCACTGAAAAATGAGATCAAAAGCAAGACGCTGTCGACGAATATGTTTCGCAAAGTTCTTTTGTGTTTTCGGTAGTCTTTACATCGCCTGTGAATTTTGCCGTACCGAAAATGCCGTAGCTAGACGACTTGATTCCCTCGCCGAGCGTCTGTCCATCCAGCTGGAATTTGCGATCCTGAGTTGAGGTCGAGGAAATTCTTCCGTCGACTTCAGCGGGTAAGCGGTCGTTTCTTGGTGCCGGGCTTGTTGTTAGATGAAACATGTAGGTAGGACAGTACA is drawn from Pseudomonas sp. 31-12 and contains these coding sequences:
- a CDS encoding alpha/beta fold hydrolase — encoded protein: MPLFKYFTLLVLPLMLSIGHAQAEMPKMSYRQVKVDGVSIAYREIGNVNAPSVLLLHGVPSSSRMYEGLMRQLGDRFHLIAPDYPGFGNSDAPTPDQFTYTFEHYATLIAHFTDVVGLKQYSLFMQDYGAPVGMRLVMARPKAVSVMVFQNGNVYVEGLGRLPG